CAGGACCGCGTGGTGAAAGCCCTGCTGATTGAGATTGCTTCGGGCAAGGTTGTGGGTGAGACCAAGTGGCGGCTGCACGATGGCTGGCGGTACCTGTGGAGGCTGGACCGGGGACAGTTTCTGTTGCGCATCCGTGGGCGGCTGTCCTCATTTTCTCCGCTCGAGCAGATGAAGCCTGGAAAGACCTTTGAGGACAGGGAACTGCTGATTGCCGAAGGAGTCTTCAAGGGCATTGCCGTCAGCCCGGATGGGACGTTTCTCCAGGTGGAGATGCAGGAGCAGCCGGACGCGCTTGAGGGAGATCCTGGCAGGCTGAAGCAGCGGCTGAAGACCAAGGCGGTCTTCCTGGAGCAGCTTGAGCAGAACGGGCAGATTCTCTACGGCTTGCGCGGTGACGCGAACTTTCCGGGCGCCGCGAGTGTTCCCATGCTTTCCGCAGGTCTGCTGGATATGGTGCGTGAGGATGGCGACCACTGGGGCTTCGAGTGGAAGCCATATGGCGGAACCAAGGCTGTGGACCTGGCCGGGCTTGAGAGCAGTTGTACCCCGGGCGCGATGTTTGTCAGTGGATTCGAGTTTATCGCGCTGGGCTGCCGGGGCGACGTGGCTCACTCCGAGATTGGAGCCTTCGACCTGGAGGGCCATGCGCTATGGGTGATAGCTCTGGCCGGAGAGTCGAACTCGCCGATGCTGAAGTCTGCCGGTAAGTCTGGCCGCATGGCGTATGGACGGCTGCTGACGATGATGAGCAGCGGAGCAAGTTCGAACACTCCGGATACAGTGCTGGGGCAGGAGATACAGATCTACCAGATCAGCAGCGGGCGTCCGTTGGCAAAGGTGCTTGCCGTCCCCCCGCAGCAGGCCGGGTTGAACTTTGATCTTTCGCCGGATGGGTTACGACTGGCTGTTGCCCAGGGCAAGACGATTGAGATCTACAACCTGCCGAAGCCGACGGCGCAGGAGAAGAAGGAACTGGAGCACGCTCTTGTGATGACGCCGAAGCCGGGGGAAAGCATGATCCATCTGCGCAGCGGGGAAAAGGAATAGTAGAGAGCAGCAAAAAGCCCACTCCTGAGAGTGGGCTTTTTGCTTGAAGCTGAGAGAGCTTATGCCTTCTTGGCAGCCTTCTTCGCGGGCTTGGCCTTGGTGGCGGCAACGGGAGCTGCGGTAGCGGCAGCCTTCACGCGGGCGTTCAGGCGGCTCTTGTAGCGCGAAGCGGTGTTCTTGTGCAGAACGCCCTTCTGGACGGACTTGTCGAGCACCGAAACGGTGGCCTTGTACTGCTCGGCAGTCGCGGTGGCATCGCCAGTTACGAGAGCCTCGCGGAGCTGACGCAGCGAACCACGCAGCTTGGACTTGTTGGCGCGGTTGACCGCGGTCTTGCGCTCAGTCTGACGGGCGCGCTTGAGAGATGAGACGTGATTCGCCATCGATAAACCTTTTCTTTCAACCCGGTTGTCGGGGATTTGGGAGAGGCTGCGGCTACTCACGCGCCACATTCCCTACGAGTGTTAAGAATAAGGCAAATTGGTATAAGGTGCAAGGTTGATCCTGCACAGGGTATGGTGCAGAAGAGCGAGGGGTGACGGATGGTGCGAGTTGGGGTTCAGGCGGATGTGCCGGAAGGACTGCTGGAGTTCTTTCCAAAGGATGGCGTGGAGCTGGTGCGGATTCCGAAAGGCCTGCAGGAAAAGGTCGAGGTGGAGTTCTGGGTGCTGCCCTTCAACCGGCCTGAAGCCGAGGCGCAGATGCCGTTTGTGGAGGGCGTGAAGGTGATGCAGTCGGGCCTGGCAGGCATTGACTGGGTGTTGCCGTGGAAGCGCGAGGGTGTGACGCTCTGCGACGGGCGAGGCATTCACGATGTATCGACCAGCGAGTGGGTACTGACGGCGATCCTGGCGTCGTTGAAATGGTTGCCGGTGTATGGCAAGGCGCAGGCCGAGGCAAAGTGGGTGGGCGACTGGAAGATGCGGAGTCCGTTCCTGAGTGAAGAGACCCATACACGTGGGCGCTATCGCGTACTGAACGAGGAGCTATGGAGCAAGACGGTGCTGATCGTCGGCTATGGGTCGATTGGAGCGGCGACCGAGCGGCGGCTTAAGGCGTTTGATGCGAAGGTGATCCGGGTGGCGCGCTCCGCAAGGACGGAGCAGGAGGTGCATGCGTTCACGGAACTGGATGATTTGTTGCCGCAGGCAGATGTGGTGGTTCTGCTGCTGCCGCTGACGGCCGAGACGACGGGGATGTTCGGACGAGAGCGGCTGGAGAAGCTGAAGTTTGGCGCCCTGCTGGTAAATGCGGCGCGCGGTCCGATTGTGGTGACCGAAGACCTGATGGCGGTGCTGGCGGAGGGAAAAATTCGCGCGGCGCTCGATGTGACTGATCCGGAACCGCTGCCGGAGGGGCATCCGCTATGGAGCGCTCCGAACTGCCTGATTACGCCTCATATTGCGGGGCTGACGCCGAACTTTATGGAGCGGGCGTATGCGCTGATCGGGAAGAACATTGAGCGCTATCTGAAAGGCGAGCCGCTGGAGAACACCGTGGGTGAGGCTGGGTATTGAGACCGTTTGTTCGTTAGTCGAGTCGTTCGATGCGGTTGACTGGCCTGGGGCTGAGTGGCGTGTGGGTGTGGAGGTAAGCGATGAGGGCTTCGAGGTCGAGGGGGCCGTTGACGCGGTCAGTGGCCTCCTTGAAGACGGTGAGGCCTTCGGCGCCTGAGGCCATGAAGTCGCTGGCTTCGATGCGGAGCTTGTCCGTCGGCTGGATGGGGTTGCCATTCAGCTTGAGGGAGCCGGGAACGATGTGCTCGCCCTGCGGAGCATCGAGACGGTACTGGTAGGTAAGGCTGGATGAGACCTGGAGGATATGTTTGCCCTTCTCCGGGAACTGCTGCTCGAGCAGACGGCGGATCTGGTCTCCGCTCAGGGTGAAGACAGTGAGGCGGTTGCCGAAGGGCTGCACGGTGTAGAGGGTGCCGTACGTGACCTGGGTTATGGAGCCCTGGGGCGCGGTCAGCAGGTCAGCACGGATACCGCCGGGGTTCATGAAGGCGATCTGTGCTCCGCCGTTGGCAGGGGCTCTGGTGGCGGCCAGTTGGGCGTCGGCGATCAGGTCGCCCATGGAAGACTCGCCGGCGGCATTCTCCTGCTTGGTGAAGTCACCGGATAGGGAGCCTTCGACGTGGGCAATCTTCTTTTCGGCCAGCGGACGGTACTTGCTGAGAATGGTGGTCTGGACCGGGTCTTTGGGGACGTCGCGCGTGGTGATCTCGTTGTGCGCCGAGGCGGTGAGAACCCTGTCGGTTTTTGGATCGATGGAGAGCTGGATGCGGGTGAGTGCGCGCCCGGCATGGCCGGAGTTGGTGACGATGCGTCCGTTGAGGGTGCAGTTGTAGGCGACATGTGTGTGGCCGCTGAGCACGACCTTGATGGCGGGTGTGAGCTGGTCGAGCAGAGGCGAGAGGTCGCCGCTGTAGTGGTCGCAGCTGTTGGGCTCCTGCGGCCCGCTGGCAGGGTGCTGGAAGCCGCCTTCGTGAATGAGCAGAACGATGGCGTGCACGCCCTGGCGCTCCAGGCTGGCAGCGGCGGTGTTGCCGGCTGCGGCTTCCTCGGTGAAGGTGAGACCTTTGACGGACGCAGGCATGAGCATGGCGGGAGTCTGGGTGGTGGACTCACCGATGAAGCCGATCTTCACGCCGCCGATGGTGCGGATGGCGGTGGGGAACAGCAGGGTTTTTCCGGAGGAGGTAAGGACGTTGGCTCCTAGGTAGTGAAAGCGGGCGCTGCCGGCCTTGCGGAGGAACTCTTTGGGGCCGTGGTCGAGCTCATGATTCCCCAGCGCGGTGAGGTCGAGGTGCATGGCGTTCATGGCCTCGATGGTGGGCTTTTCGTCGAAGAGGGCGGAGAGCAGTGGAGAGCCGCCGAAGACGTCGCCTGCGGAGACGAAGATGGAGTTGGGGTTCTCGCGGCGGGCGTTCTTGAGGTGGGTGGCGAGATATTCTGCCCCTCCTGCCGGTGTG
Above is a genomic segment from Terriglobus tenax containing:
- the rpsT gene encoding 30S ribosomal protein S20, whose translation is MANHVSSLKRARQTERKTAVNRANKSKLRGSLRQLREALVTGDATATAEQYKATVSVLDKSVQKGVLHKNTASRYKSRLNARVKAAATAAPVAATKAKPAKKAAKKA
- a CDS encoding 2-hydroxyacid dehydrogenase, translated to MVRVGVQADVPEGLLEFFPKDGVELVRIPKGLQEKVEVEFWVLPFNRPEAEAQMPFVEGVKVMQSGLAGIDWVLPWKREGVTLCDGRGIHDVSTSEWVLTAILASLKWLPVYGKAQAEAKWVGDWKMRSPFLSEETHTRGRYRVLNEELWSKTVLIVGYGSIGAATERRLKAFDAKVIRVARSARTEQEVHAFTELDDLLPQADVVVLLLPLTAETTGMFGRERLEKLKFGALLVNAARGPIVVTEDLMAVLAEGKIRAALDVTDPEPLPEGHPLWSAPNCLITPHIAGLTPNFMERAYALIGKNIERYLKGEPLENTVGEAGY
- a CDS encoding bifunctional metallophosphatase/5'-nucleotidase, whose product is MRRLLLTLALTTTTFAQKPVSIQILAVNDFHGAVDISTGSEGMLNGTPAGGAEYLATHLKNARRENPNSIFVSAGDVFGGSPLLSALFDEKPTIEAMNAMHLDLTALGNHELDHGPKEFLRKAGSARFHYLGANVLTSSGKTLLFPTAIRTIGGVKIGFIGESTTQTPAMLMPASVKGLTFTEEAAAGNTAAASLERQGVHAIVLLIHEGGFQHPASGPQEPNSCDHYSGDLSPLLDQLTPAIKVVLSGHTHVAYNCTLNGRIVTNSGHAGRALTRIQLSIDPKTDRVLTASAHNEITTRDVPKDPVQTTILSKYRPLAEKKIAHVEGSLSGDFTKQENAAGESSMGDLIADAQLAATRAPANGGAQIAFMNPGGIRADLLTAPQGSITQVTYGTLYTVQPFGNRLTVFTLSGDQIRRLLEQQFPEKGKHILQVSSSLTYQYRLDAPQGEHIVPGSLKLNGNPIQPTDKLRIEASDFMASGAEGLTVFKEATDRVNGPLDLEALIAYLHTHTPLSPRPVNRIERLD